A genomic segment from Paralichthys olivaceus isolate ysfri-2021 chromosome 22, ASM2471397v2, whole genome shotgun sequence encodes:
- the gal3st4 gene encoding galactose-3-O-sulfotransferase 4 isoform X1, whose amino-acid sequence MLFRRRARMLRWLVCGRLGPVWMWKALLLFVAIAFASQLLGVIFNKSVQPAAHSIFSSPDAQGPSLGSCQPHTHIMFLKTHKTASSTVLNMLYRFGEERNLRFALPMGYQLGYPLPFNAHRVKGYQGPGAMEFHIMGNHMRFNMLEVEKVMPEDTFYFSIIRDPVSLAESSFAYYKEVAPAFRKAKGLGDFADDPNKYYDTRLRNNHYARNLLWFDFGMDHNANFSMALAQRGEAMIRQAFKLILVSEYFDQSMILLRHALCWPLDAVVSFSLNARQQKPTGIGVMSGSWVGKAAAAAGVSVRGGRSQAKMPPNLPLTEEQRERLRQWNALDWYLYKAFNQTFWEEIQRFGLNEMEQEVALLRARREELARVCLRDGGKPVEAYRIRDKTIRPFQSGLVKILGYELQSGLDNTTRTACLRMIRPEIQYKDVLDAKQFPRDPKTQVQAGQQSQGRMVSAGGSFLRHDSSRTGETLVAGEVGGRTVEEGERDWDGSHLIRTNHTLMRGKAQGRLR is encoded by the exons ATGCTTTTCAGACGGAGAGCCAG GATGTTGCGATGGCTGGTTTGCGGACGCTTGGGTCCAGTGTGGATGTGGAAGGCATTGCTGCTCTTCGTGGCCATTGCGTTCGCCAGCCAGCTGTTGGGGGTCATCTTCAACAAGAG TGTCCAACCAGCTGCTCACTCCATTTTCTCGTCCCCTGATGCTCAGGGGCCCTCTTTGGGCTCCTGTCAGCCCCACACCCACATCATGTTTCTGAAGACCCACAAGACGGCCAGCAGCACTGTGCTCAACATGCTGTACAGATTTGGTGAAGAGCGCAACCTTCGCTTTGCCCTGCCAATGGGCTACCAGCTGGGCTATCCGCTGCCCTTCAATGCTCACAGAGTCAAAGGGTACCAGGGTCCTGGAGCCATGGAGTTCCACATCATGGGAAATCACATGAGATTTAACATGCTGGAG GTGGAGAAGGTCATGCCGGAAGACACCTTCTACTTTTCTATCATCAGAGACCCGGTCTCTCTGGCTGAGTCCTCCTTTGCTTATTACAAAGAAGTAGCACCTGCCTTTCGGAAAGCCAAAGGATTGGGCGACTTTGCTGATGACCCTAATAAATACTACGACACTCGTCTCCGCAATAACCACTATGCCCGTAACTTGCTGTGGTTTGACTTTGGCATGGACCACAATGCTAATTTCTCAATGGCACTGGCTCAGCGTGGTGAGGCAATGATCCGCCAGGCCTTCAAGCTAATTCTGGTGTCTGAGTACTTTGACCAGTCCATGATCTTGTTGAGGCACGCCCTCTGCTGGCCACTGGACGCCGTTGTCTCTTTCAGCCTCAATGCCCGCCAGCAGAAGCCCACTGGCATTGGGGTGATGAGTGGGAGCTGGGTGGGCAAAGCAGCGGCAGCGGCTGGTGTCAGTGTTAGAGGAGGACGTTCGCAAGCTAAAATGCCGCCCAATCTGCCACTCACAGAGGAACAGCGTGAGAGGCTGCGGCAGTGGAACGCCTTAGACTGGTACTTATACAAAGCCTTCAACCAGACCTTCTGGGAGGAGATCCAGAGGTTTGGTCTCAATGAGATGGAGCAGGAAGTAGCTCTTCTCAGGGCACGGCGGGAAGAACTAGCCCGGGTTTGTCTTAGGGATGGTGGGAAACCTGTGGAGGCATACCGGATCCGAGATAAAACCATCCGGCCATTTCAGAGTGGATTAGTGAAGATTCTTGGCTATGAGCTTCAGTCGGGGCTGGACAACACCACCAGAACAGCCTGTCTAAGGATGATCAGACCAGAGATCCAGTACAAAGACGTGCTTGATGCTAAGCAGTTCCCACGGGATCCGAAGACTCAAGTTCAGGCAGGGCAACAGAGCCAGGGACGGATGGTCTCAGCCGGTGGCTCTTTTTTAAGACACGATTCATCTAGAACAGGAGAGACGCTGGTGGCGGGAGAGGTTGGGGGGAGGACAGTggaggaaggggagagagaCTGGGATGGAAGCCATTTAATTCGGACCAACCACACTTTGATGCGAGGGAAAGCACAAGGAAGGTTGAGATAG
- the gal3st4 gene encoding galactose-3-O-sulfotransferase 4 isoform X2 gives MTMSCGRMLRWLVCGRLGPVWMWKALLLFVAIAFASQLLGVIFNKSVQPAAHSIFSSPDAQGPSLGSCQPHTHIMFLKTHKTASSTVLNMLYRFGEERNLRFALPMGYQLGYPLPFNAHRVKGYQGPGAMEFHIMGNHMRFNMLEVEKVMPEDTFYFSIIRDPVSLAESSFAYYKEVAPAFRKAKGLGDFADDPNKYYDTRLRNNHYARNLLWFDFGMDHNANFSMALAQRGEAMIRQAFKLILVSEYFDQSMILLRHALCWPLDAVVSFSLNARQQKPTGIGVMSGSWVGKAAAAAGVSVRGGRSQAKMPPNLPLTEEQRERLRQWNALDWYLYKAFNQTFWEEIQRFGLNEMEQEVALLRARREELARVCLRDGGKPVEAYRIRDKTIRPFQSGLVKILGYELQSGLDNTTRTACLRMIRPEIQYKDVLDAKQFPRDPKTQVQAGQQSQGRMVSAGGSFLRHDSSRTGETLVAGEVGGRTVEEGERDWDGSHLIRTNHTLMRGKAQGRLR, from the exons ATGACAATGAGCTGCGGAAG GATGTTGCGATGGCTGGTTTGCGGACGCTTGGGTCCAGTGTGGATGTGGAAGGCATTGCTGCTCTTCGTGGCCATTGCGTTCGCCAGCCAGCTGTTGGGGGTCATCTTCAACAAGAG TGTCCAACCAGCTGCTCACTCCATTTTCTCGTCCCCTGATGCTCAGGGGCCCTCTTTGGGCTCCTGTCAGCCCCACACCCACATCATGTTTCTGAAGACCCACAAGACGGCCAGCAGCACTGTGCTCAACATGCTGTACAGATTTGGTGAAGAGCGCAACCTTCGCTTTGCCCTGCCAATGGGCTACCAGCTGGGCTATCCGCTGCCCTTCAATGCTCACAGAGTCAAAGGGTACCAGGGTCCTGGAGCCATGGAGTTCCACATCATGGGAAATCACATGAGATTTAACATGCTGGAG GTGGAGAAGGTCATGCCGGAAGACACCTTCTACTTTTCTATCATCAGAGACCCGGTCTCTCTGGCTGAGTCCTCCTTTGCTTATTACAAAGAAGTAGCACCTGCCTTTCGGAAAGCCAAAGGATTGGGCGACTTTGCTGATGACCCTAATAAATACTACGACACTCGTCTCCGCAATAACCACTATGCCCGTAACTTGCTGTGGTTTGACTTTGGCATGGACCACAATGCTAATTTCTCAATGGCACTGGCTCAGCGTGGTGAGGCAATGATCCGCCAGGCCTTCAAGCTAATTCTGGTGTCTGAGTACTTTGACCAGTCCATGATCTTGTTGAGGCACGCCCTCTGCTGGCCACTGGACGCCGTTGTCTCTTTCAGCCTCAATGCCCGCCAGCAGAAGCCCACTGGCATTGGGGTGATGAGTGGGAGCTGGGTGGGCAAAGCAGCGGCAGCGGCTGGTGTCAGTGTTAGAGGAGGACGTTCGCAAGCTAAAATGCCGCCCAATCTGCCACTCACAGAGGAACAGCGTGAGAGGCTGCGGCAGTGGAACGCCTTAGACTGGTACTTATACAAAGCCTTCAACCAGACCTTCTGGGAGGAGATCCAGAGGTTTGGTCTCAATGAGATGGAGCAGGAAGTAGCTCTTCTCAGGGCACGGCGGGAAGAACTAGCCCGGGTTTGTCTTAGGGATGGTGGGAAACCTGTGGAGGCATACCGGATCCGAGATAAAACCATCCGGCCATTTCAGAGTGGATTAGTGAAGATTCTTGGCTATGAGCTTCAGTCGGGGCTGGACAACACCACCAGAACAGCCTGTCTAAGGATGATCAGACCAGAGATCCAGTACAAAGACGTGCTTGATGCTAAGCAGTTCCCACGGGATCCGAAGACTCAAGTTCAGGCAGGGCAACAGAGCCAGGGACGGATGGTCTCAGCCGGTGGCTCTTTTTTAAGACACGATTCATCTAGAACAGGAGAGACGCTGGTGGCGGGAGAGGTTGGGGGGAGGACAGTggaggaaggggagagagaCTGGGATGGAAGCCATTTAATTCGGACCAACCACACTTTGATGCGAGGGAAAGCACAAGGAAGGTTGAGATAG
- the gal3st4 gene encoding galactose-3-O-sulfotransferase 4 isoform X3 has product MLRWLVCGRLGPVWMWKALLLFVAIAFASQLLGVIFNKSVQPAAHSIFSSPDAQGPSLGSCQPHTHIMFLKTHKTASSTVLNMLYRFGEERNLRFALPMGYQLGYPLPFNAHRVKGYQGPGAMEFHIMGNHMRFNMLEVEKVMPEDTFYFSIIRDPVSLAESSFAYYKEVAPAFRKAKGLGDFADDPNKYYDTRLRNNHYARNLLWFDFGMDHNANFSMALAQRGEAMIRQAFKLILVSEYFDQSMILLRHALCWPLDAVVSFSLNARQQKPTGIGVMSGSWVGKAAAAAGVSVRGGRSQAKMPPNLPLTEEQRERLRQWNALDWYLYKAFNQTFWEEIQRFGLNEMEQEVALLRARREELARVCLRDGGKPVEAYRIRDKTIRPFQSGLVKILGYELQSGLDNTTRTACLRMIRPEIQYKDVLDAKQFPRDPKTQVQAGQQSQGRMVSAGGSFLRHDSSRTGETLVAGEVGGRTVEEGERDWDGSHLIRTNHTLMRGKAQGRLR; this is encoded by the exons ATGTTGCGATGGCTGGTTTGCGGACGCTTGGGTCCAGTGTGGATGTGGAAGGCATTGCTGCTCTTCGTGGCCATTGCGTTCGCCAGCCAGCTGTTGGGGGTCATCTTCAACAAGAG TGTCCAACCAGCTGCTCACTCCATTTTCTCGTCCCCTGATGCTCAGGGGCCCTCTTTGGGCTCCTGTCAGCCCCACACCCACATCATGTTTCTGAAGACCCACAAGACGGCCAGCAGCACTGTGCTCAACATGCTGTACAGATTTGGTGAAGAGCGCAACCTTCGCTTTGCCCTGCCAATGGGCTACCAGCTGGGCTATCCGCTGCCCTTCAATGCTCACAGAGTCAAAGGGTACCAGGGTCCTGGAGCCATGGAGTTCCACATCATGGGAAATCACATGAGATTTAACATGCTGGAG GTGGAGAAGGTCATGCCGGAAGACACCTTCTACTTTTCTATCATCAGAGACCCGGTCTCTCTGGCTGAGTCCTCCTTTGCTTATTACAAAGAAGTAGCACCTGCCTTTCGGAAAGCCAAAGGATTGGGCGACTTTGCTGATGACCCTAATAAATACTACGACACTCGTCTCCGCAATAACCACTATGCCCGTAACTTGCTGTGGTTTGACTTTGGCATGGACCACAATGCTAATTTCTCAATGGCACTGGCTCAGCGTGGTGAGGCAATGATCCGCCAGGCCTTCAAGCTAATTCTGGTGTCTGAGTACTTTGACCAGTCCATGATCTTGTTGAGGCACGCCCTCTGCTGGCCACTGGACGCCGTTGTCTCTTTCAGCCTCAATGCCCGCCAGCAGAAGCCCACTGGCATTGGGGTGATGAGTGGGAGCTGGGTGGGCAAAGCAGCGGCAGCGGCTGGTGTCAGTGTTAGAGGAGGACGTTCGCAAGCTAAAATGCCGCCCAATCTGCCACTCACAGAGGAACAGCGTGAGAGGCTGCGGCAGTGGAACGCCTTAGACTGGTACTTATACAAAGCCTTCAACCAGACCTTCTGGGAGGAGATCCAGAGGTTTGGTCTCAATGAGATGGAGCAGGAAGTAGCTCTTCTCAGGGCACGGCGGGAAGAACTAGCCCGGGTTTGTCTTAGGGATGGTGGGAAACCTGTGGAGGCATACCGGATCCGAGATAAAACCATCCGGCCATTTCAGAGTGGATTAGTGAAGATTCTTGGCTATGAGCTTCAGTCGGGGCTGGACAACACCACCAGAACAGCCTGTCTAAGGATGATCAGACCAGAGATCCAGTACAAAGACGTGCTTGATGCTAAGCAGTTCCCACGGGATCCGAAGACTCAAGTTCAGGCAGGGCAACAGAGCCAGGGACGGATGGTCTCAGCCGGTGGCTCTTTTTTAAGACACGATTCATCTAGAACAGGAGAGACGCTGGTGGCGGGAGAGGTTGGGGGGAGGACAGTggaggaaggggagagagaCTGGGATGGAAGCCATTTAATTCGGACCAACCACACTTTGATGCGAGGGAAAGCACAAGGAAGGTTGAGATAG